From a region of the Terriglobia bacterium genome:
- the nth gene encoding endonuclease III: MVRGVIPRQPAKTGRHEGARKALARPTITPTKGRKEVRPAAKAKAPKPATGQPPAGYNPVAPDRVREILRRLDERYPGVTCALHHKSAWELLVSTILSAQCTDARVNMVTPVIFEKYPTPADFARLKPEQLEPDIRSTGFFRNKSKSIVGAAKAVVERHGGQVPDTMEELLEMPGVARKTANVVLGTWFHKAVGVVVDTHVHRISRRLELTKNDDPQKIEQDLMKVIPQAKWIDFSHQIIHHGRALCVARTPKCADCPLENLCHAADKTWSTVEKHKTAKP, encoded by the coding sequence ATGGTCCGAGGAGTCATCCCCCGACAGCCCGCAAAGACGGGACGGCACGAAGGAGCGCGCAAGGCGCTGGCCCGCCCCACGATCACGCCCACGAAGGGAAGAAAAGAAGTCCGGCCGGCCGCCAAGGCGAAGGCACCGAAGCCGGCGACAGGCCAGCCACCCGCGGGTTACAACCCGGTTGCGCCGGATCGCGTGCGCGAGATCCTGCGGCGGCTGGACGAACGGTATCCGGGCGTTACCTGTGCGCTGCACCACAAATCCGCGTGGGAGCTGCTGGTCTCGACCATCCTATCGGCGCAGTGCACGGACGCGCGCGTGAACATGGTCACGCCAGTCATCTTTGAAAAGTATCCGACTCCAGCGGATTTTGCGCGACTCAAGCCCGAGCAGCTCGAACCGGATATCCGCTCAACAGGATTTTTCCGGAACAAATCCAAGTCCATCGTCGGCGCGGCCAAGGCGGTGGTGGAACGGCACGGAGGGCAGGTGCCGGACACGATGGAAGAGCTGCTGGAGATGCCCGGCGTTGCCCGCAAGACCGCGAATGTGGTCCTGGGTACGTGGTTCCATAAAGCGGTAGGGGTGGTGGTCGATACCCACGTACACCGCATCTCGCGGCGGCTGGAGTTGACCAAGAACGATGACCCGCAGAAGATCGAGCAGGACCTGATGAAGGTGATCCCGCAGGCGAAGTGGATCGATTTCTCGCACCAGATCATCCACCACGGGAGGGCGCTGTGCGTCGCGCGTACGCCCAAATGCGCCGATTGCCCCCTGGAGAACCTCTGCCACGCCGCGGACAAGACATGGAGCACGGTGGAAAAGCATAAGACCGCAAAACCCTAG